AAAGCCGAGGTCGAAAGTCAGAAAAAGAAGTGGTATGCCAATGCGGAAGACATCGCCCATTTTCTAGCCTCTATTAATCCGTTTTGGAAGGAGAAGCTTTGGCAGGATCTGCTCTTTGATCACTTGCACATGACCAAGGAGGAAGCCGTACAGATTCTGACCGGTCAATATGAAGCCGGGGTTGAACAATTCGGCAGCATTCAGGCGGAGGCATTAGCAATGGCCGATTTGATGACTTGCGGGATTCTGAAGCAATCCTGTATCTAATCTTTACACATATCTTTTTTGGCCTGAAAAATCACTGTGCAGCCTTCACCTACATGTAAAAATTCCCAGTTCACCTTTAGGTGTCTGGGAATTTTAGCTTATTCTGCAATCCATTTCAAAAGATAGCCATAACCCTCTTGCTCCATAGCATCTCGAGGGATAAACCTCAGAGATGCACTATTAATGCAGTATCTCAATCCGCCGGTATTCTTCGGTCCATCATTAAATACATGACCTAAATGAACATTGCCGGTACGGCTTCGAACCTCCGTCCGGTACATGCCATGAGAAGTATCTTGCTTTTCCTGAACGACATGTGGATCGATGGGTTTTGAAAAGCTGGGCCAGCCGCAGCCGGATTCAAATTTGTCGCTGGAAGTAAAGAGCGGTTCTCCCGTCGTAATATCTACATAAATCCCCGGCTGGAATCGATCCCAGAATTCATTTTGAAAAGGCGGTTCGGTAGCACTATTTTGTGTCACTTGATACTGGGTTTCTGTCAGGTTTTTACGCAATGTATCCTGCTCTGGCATTTTATAGAGGGTCGGGTTTACAATAGCCTTTGCCGCCATTTCAAACTTTGCCCTTGGAATATGACAATAACCGCCTGGGTTTTTATCTAAGTATTTTTGATGATATTCTTCCCCCGGGGCGAAATTACTCAGCGGCTCTACTTCAATGGCAATCGGTTTGCTGTATCGTTCTTGCAGTTGTGCAATGGCTTGTTCAATCACTGGCAGGTCTTTATCCTCCACATAGTAAATCCCTGTCCGATACTGCATACCCACATCCCCGCCCTGTTGGTTAACGGAGACCGGGTTAACGGATTCAAAATATAACTCCAGTAAAAATGCTAACGGAATGATTTCGGCATCATAAACAACGTACACCGCTTCCGCATGTCCCGTATTTCCCCGGCACACTTCTTCATAGGTAGGGCATTTGGTTTTACCATTTGCATAGCCCACCTGGGTAGACAAAACCCCTGGAATAGATAACAGATATTTTTCGGTTCCCCAAAAGCAACCGCCCGCAAGATAAATTTCTGACATGATACACCTCTTTTCATAATTTATATTTCTTTTATCGCTTTCCCGTCTTTAACACAGGCATATCCGAAGAGTGCAACACGCCTTTTGAGAAAGCAAAGCATACCAAACCGGCGAAGAGCTCCCACAATGCCAGTGCTCCGCATCCAAGCAACACACTGCCTCCACCGGATAGAAAACTGATGACAAAAGCAGCAACTAGTCCGGGCAGCATGATAACAATGACGGCAATCATATAAATAACAATCAACAGCCCCGCACTGATATCCGCTCCCGTAAATCGCAGAGAAAGATAGTTGATGCCTAAAAGCAAAAATGAGAATAATGTGTAGACGGCAATAGCGGTTAAAATCAGTAGAAACGATGCCTTCATGATAAAACCCGCAATGCAGAAAACAAAAATACTTTCCACCAAAACTTTAAACATAATCTCCAGATTGCTCCAGACAATTTTACGGAAAGAGCTATCTGGAATCAAATAGATATAATGCATATAAAGCTCTTTCAAGCCTCGGCCTGTTCCAATCAGAAAAATCTGCATCCACATCAGCACCTGTAGGAGCGTGATCAATCCGCCTCCCTCGCCTCGCAGAAAAAGAGCAAACAAGGCTGCACCAAGTACGGAGAAAACGGACGACAGCCCCCAAAGACCAAATCGATTTGCGCGGAAAGACTCCCGTAAATGCTTATAAAAGATCGTGCTTGCGCCAAAGCCACTGATTCCTGTTTTGGACACCTTCACTTTTCTCGTGGAGGAAGCTTCCGTATTAATCTGCCCTTCAGAGACGACACGCTTTTTCTCAAAGGCTGTTTCCGTAGCAACTAGTACATCTTCGTAATAGTCTGGATTGCTCAAAGCAATATACAAAATCAGCAAGGCACCTGCAACCACCATCAGTCCGAAAAATAATAGCCCGTTTCCCACCTGACCAGAGATCAGTGAAATAGCCCCCTCTGATGCCCAGCCTGCCACCGGCGTCCAAGAAGCAACTGGCGAAAGCAATGTGTTATGAAGAGCCAAAATCAACTTGCCCGTTCTTAAAAACTGCATGCCAAAGTACACGATTAATGGAAGAAAGACCAGCACAGAAATCACCTTCACCAGGAGTTTTCGCCCAGGCTTGCCATTTGTTAAGCTGTAAATTAAAAGCGATAGAATTTGCAACAGGCAAACCGCCAGGATGAATCCCAGCAGCAAAATCAGCACCGATTGAAAACCAATGCCAAAGCTGCTACTTAAAGAATTGCTTTGAAAGAGGATAAAAAAGCCTGCCCAAAACGCCATCTTTGCCATGCGGACAATTCCATACATCAAAATCAAACGAGGACTGACCGGGGAGACAAAGAGTAAATTAACATCACTCATATCAAAGATGACGTCACCATTTGACAACCCTTTTTGTATAGCTAGAACGACAAAAAACATAACAAGTAAGAAAAGAATCCCTTTTAGCCAGAAGATATCAAGGGCATTCCCTCCACTTTCACGGGTAAACGTAGAAAGGACAAGCATCCCGCCAAGCATGGCGATGACAAAGATCCATAGAATCAGCTTCGCCGGTTTTCGCAAAAGCTCCAGAAAGTTATTTTTTACATTCCTTATCAGCAGGAAAAAAAGACTGCTCATCTTGCATCCTCCCTGCCGTTTCCTTCCGTAATGGCAAAATAAACATCCTCCAGGCTTTGGTCTGCATCCAGTTCTCCCCGGCGGCAAACCCGTTCGATTCGGCCTTTAACCATAATATAGGTCACATCCCAGTTGTCTTTCATACTTTCAATCATATGGGTGCTGACCAGCAATGCGCAGCCGCTGTCCCGCAGCTCCGAAATCACCTCTTTCAGTTCACGAATCCCATGGGGATCAAGGCCCACAAGGGGTTCATCCATAATGATGGCCTTCGGCTGAGGAAGAAGGGCGCAGCACACACTTAACTTCTGCTGCATGCCCTTTGACAGCTCTTTGCCTAATTTCTTTTTTTTATCATCCAACTCAAATCGCCGGAGCAATTCTTCCCCCCTGTCCTCCCAGGTGCTTAACCGATATGCTTTCGCGATAAATTCCAAATGCTCCGCCACCGTCAGCATCGGGTAGAGCACCGGGAACTCCGGCACATAGCCCAAAAGCTGCTTTGCCGCAGTGGAATGGTTTTCCTGGCTGTCGATGGTGACAGAGCCATCAAAGCGCAGGAGGCCGCAGATTGATTTAATTAGAGTCGACTTCCCAGCCCCATTTGGCCCAAGAAGCACGGCTACCTCGCCTGCGCCTACCGACAGGTTAATGCCATCGGTGGCGACAAACTTGCCATATTTTTTTGTCATGTCTTTAACGTCAATCATAAAATCTCCCTTATTAAACAGAAAAATATTTTTCTCTATCGTTTAGTATTATATTTATCATTATAATATATCAAAAAAAGTATCTTTAGACAAGCAAGCAGAGGCATAAGCAAAAGAGCTGCACCCAAGCCAGCTTTTAATCGCTTTATGAGGGCAGCTCTTCTTACATCCAATTTTATTATTTCTCATTTAGATAGATTGTGTTTAAATCCAGCCAATAATAGATGTGGTCTTCGACTGGATCCACATTAATTTGTACGGTATTAAAGACAAGCAGCACCGTAATCTCTTCATTTTCAAGGACCAGGCTCATATCGTCCAGTGCTGCTTCTCTGGTATCTGATTGCTGGCCTGGAGGGAACTTGGCGGTTATTTTATCAATATAACTGCTCATGTCATCTTCCAGAATAACTTGATCATTTAATTTAATGCTCAAGAAAGGCAGGCTGTCCTTCGAATCAACTTTCCACTGAATCGTATAAGCTCCTTTCTCTCCTGCAACTCTTGCCTCTTCTCCCTGTAAGTGAATCCCCCATTTGTAATTACTGATATCTACTGCATCTGCTTTTAAATATAAGGAGGTGCCAAAATACCCTCCGGTCCCGTCCTCCTGGTCCGGCCACACCGGTTCAAACCCAAAGGAAGTTTCAAAGATATCCTGTTCATCTAGATTGTTATTGAACCAGGTCGGCCGCTTGCCATCTTCCGTGCTGGCAAGGTAATAAACGGCATCGGTTATCCCTTCCCGCACAGACTTTTCAGGCTCCTGCTTTGCAGGCACCAACTTGCTGTTCTCAAGCATGCCTTGGCTGGTAAGCAGTTTTTCCAGCCGGTTCACTTGAGCTGTTACAGGCAAACTATGATACCCCACCAAAGGCAAGACGGAAAAAGCCGTTATGACACAGATGAAAAGCGCAATCAGAGAATGGGATCTAGCTCGTAAGAAGAGGAGCAGAAGTGCCGCCAGGACAGCAACAACCCAAATGAGCATAAACCAATATTCTGTAACTTTCAGTCCATATTTTCCTAATTGAACAAAAAATGCTGCAGCTTCAAAAACAAGGATAATCAGGGCTGCAAAAGGATAGTACCGCCGATAAAATCCAGCGATCCCCGACTGGTGATGAGTGACCATTACATGAAGCCATAAACCAATGGCAGAATAAGCCGTTGCAATGCCTGCAAGCTGATTAAATGACGGCCACGTACCGGTTAAAATAGTCCGCCCAGACCACAAGAAAAGGACCACCGTCAGGGCGAATAAGATTGGAATAAGAATATAGCTCAGCAACGCTTCAATAAAACGCGGTTGTTTCTGTGCCACTTCACGATGGGAATCCACAACTCCTTTATGGAAATCTGGAAAATATCCCAGAAAAATTGTAAAGGCTAGGAATCCAGCTATAGTCCCTATATACATGTACACTTTTCCACTCATATCATGATAGAGAAGCGCTTCTACTGCACCGGCAACCCCTGAGCCACCAGCCATAATCACCCCACCGTAAATCAAAGCAATAAACAGTGCTTTATGAGTCATGAAAAAGGACCGTGAGAAATCAGACTGCTCTTTTGGATAGCCAGCCATGATAATAAAAACGATAAAGCTAATTAATATGGCAGCATTAACGCGAGCTGCCGCTAAGCTGGAAATAGCTGTGTACCGTGCAGACACAGCCCCTTCTCCAAAAAAGTATAACAATAAGAAGGTTATCAATACTACGGCAGCACTGAGAATGTTTGTAATCAAAAATGCCGACTTATGAAAACGAGTTTGGGCGATGGTTATAGCTGCTAGGCTGAACACCGCACCCAAGGCAAAGGCCCAATGCAGGCAGTTAAACAAAAAGTTATAGGGTTCTTGCTGGGGCCAATTTAGTTGGATTCGAATCATGGTTACAACCGCAAACGCCAGAGCGCTTAAAATAGCACCGGGAAAGGCGATAAAAGCTCTGACCACCCCTTGAAAAAGATTCATCATGGATCGAGTAAAAAAATGCATCCGTTACACCACCTTTCAAATAGAATGTCTTATTCTATTTATAACCGTTATTTTAGCTTATACGCACTATTTTCCATGTTTTGTGAAAATAGGTTTATCTTAAATCAGCAACACAGATATATCATCCGTGCTGCTGATTTAGATCTAGGCTTAAAGCCTCTTTATAAATTGTATTTTTCTTCAAGTTGCTGTAACATCTGAAGATATTTTTTTTGCGTCCCTTTTGCTCCTTCTTCCTGCTCAAAGGAATCACATTCCTTGTCAATCTGAGCCAAGGTCTCCCGTGGCAACTCTCGTTTTGCAAAGGTATAGGCGGCATTATCTTCTTTGTCAATATGCCTTGTTAGAAGGTGAGTATAGGAAATAGCATTGGCAATCACATCTAGTTTCGCCTCCGGATCTCCTGATTTAGCTCTTTCAAGAGCTTCTTTCAAGTCCATCATATACAATCTTCCTAAATCGTGTTCCACAAGCATTCCATACTTGACTAATTTTTCTGCCGCACCGCCAATTTCATCAATCATGCGATTAAATAAGAACTTTTCTTCTTTTCCGTGGTGGTGATTATCTGCATAGTTCTTTACAAAATCCGTCATCTGTGCAAAATCTTCATAATTGATTTCTTGGCCATCTAAAACAGTTAAGCACGCTTTTCGTATTACGGCCAACATTCTTTTTATGTTGCCGTGTTCCTCAATCATGAGAGCGATTCCATCCATATCATTACACCCTTCTTATAGTGTTCATACCATCTGATGCTCTTGCGTAGCTGTAATCCGTTGCCATTACACTTAAAAACCCCTGAATCCAGCTATCTCTAAAGTTATAAAAGTTGTTAACTTCACCACCGCTTTGCTGCCAGTGCTCCTTATGAAGGCATCTGGTTGTCTTCCAAGAAAAAGCATCTTCTGTATTTGCAATAATT
The genomic region above belongs to Aminipila butyrica and contains:
- the msrB gene encoding peptide-methionine (R)-S-oxide reductase MsrB, with the protein product MSEIYLAGGCFWGTEKYLLSIPGVLSTQVGYANGKTKCPTYEEVCRGNTGHAEAVYVVYDAEIIPLAFLLELYFESVNPVSVNQQGGDVGMQYRTGIYYVEDKDLPVIEQAIAQLQERYSKPIAIEVEPLSNFAPGEEYHQKYLDKNPGGYCHIPRAKFEMAAKAIVNPTLYKMPEQDTLRKNLTETQYQVTQNSATEPPFQNEFWDRFQPGIYVDITTGEPLFTSSDKFESGCGWPSFSKPIDPHVVQEKQDTSHGMYRTEVRSRTGNVHLGHVFNDGPKNTGGLRYCINSASLRFIPRDAMEQEGYGYLLKWIAE
- a CDS encoding putative ABC exporter domain-containing protein; translation: MSSLFFLLIRNVKNNFLELLRKPAKLILWIFVIAMLGGMLVLSTFTRESGGNALDIFWLKGILFLLVMFFVVLAIQKGLSNGDVIFDMSDVNLLFVSPVSPRLILMYGIVRMAKMAFWAGFFILFQSNSLSSSFGIGFQSVLILLLGFILAVCLLQILSLLIYSLTNGKPGRKLLVKVISVLVFLPLIVYFGMQFLRTGKLILALHNTLLSPVASWTPVAGWASEGAISLISGQVGNGLLFFGLMVVAGALLILYIALSNPDYYEDVLVATETAFEKKRVVSEGQINTEASSTRKVKVSKTGISGFGASTIFYKHLRESFRANRFGLWGLSSVFSVLGAALFALFLRGEGGGLITLLQVLMWMQIFLIGTGRGLKELYMHYIYLIPDSSFRKIVWSNLEIMFKVLVESIFVFCIAGFIMKASFLLILTAIAVYTLFSFLLLGINYLSLRFTGADISAGLLIVIYMIAVIVIMLPGLVAAFVISFLSGGGSVLLGCGALALWELFAGLVCFAFSKGVLHSSDMPVLKTGKR
- a CDS encoding ABC transporter ATP-binding protein, translated to MIDVKDMTKKYGKFVATDGINLSVGAGEVAVLLGPNGAGKSTLIKSICGLLRFDGSVTIDSQENHSTAAKQLLGYVPEFPVLYPMLTVAEHLEFIAKAYRLSTWEDRGEELLRRFELDDKKKKLGKELSKGMQQKLSVCCALLPQPKAIIMDEPLVGLDPHGIRELKEVISELRDSGCALLVSTHMIESMKDNWDVTYIMVKGRIERVCRRGELDADQSLEDVYFAITEGNGREDAR
- a CDS encoding DUF4153 domain-containing protein — protein: MHFFTRSMMNLFQGVVRAFIAFPGAILSALAFAVVTMIRIQLNWPQQEPYNFLFNCLHWAFALGAVFSLAAITIAQTRFHKSAFLITNILSAAVVLITFLLLYFFGEGAVSARYTAISSLAAARVNAAILISFIVFIIMAGYPKEQSDFSRSFFMTHKALFIALIYGGVIMAGGSGVAGAVEALLYHDMSGKVYMYIGTIAGFLAFTIFLGYFPDFHKGVVDSHREVAQKQPRFIEALLSYILIPILFALTVVLFLWSGRTILTGTWPSFNQLAGIATAYSAIGLWLHVMVTHHQSGIAGFYRRYYPFAALIILVFEAAAFFVQLGKYGLKVTEYWFMLIWVVAVLAALLLLFLRARSHSLIALFICVITAFSVLPLVGYHSLPVTAQVNRLEKLLTSQGMLENSKLVPAKQEPEKSVREGITDAVYYLASTEDGKRPTWFNNNLDEQDIFETSFGFEPVWPDQEDGTGGYFGTSLYLKADAVDISNYKWGIHLQGEEARVAGEKGAYTIQWKVDSKDSLPFLSIKLNDQVILEDDMSSYIDKITAKFPPGQQSDTREAALDDMSLVLENEEITVLLVFNTVQINVDPVEDHIYYWLDLNTIYLNEK
- a CDS encoding hemerythrin domain-containing protein — encoded protein: MDGIALMIEEHGNIKRMLAVIRKACLTVLDGQEINYEDFAQMTDFVKNYADNHHHGKEEKFLFNRMIDEIGGAAEKLVKYGMLVEHDLGRLYMMDLKEALERAKSGDPEAKLDVIANAISYTHLLTRHIDKEDNAAYTFAKRELPRETLAQIDKECDSFEQEEGAKGTQKKYLQMLQQLEEKYNL